From a single Triplophysa rosa linkage group LG1, Trosa_1v2, whole genome shotgun sequence genomic region:
- the myom1b gene encoding M-protein, striated muscle isoform X4, producing MSGSIPFYQKHHRHYDRGYRSRETESAISQYQQNSSSYSSRSSKSTQGIRAATYTALDEGGISPLPKRAKPTYLAMDKENQIIGYVVPIFRGSREFESGLSDTEEARAKESAGYLARRDLFTSGVKLERTEHKSRRTVMRESAERISLSKRIHENEEYHKRLNEDSLMHTPEFVIKPRSHTVWEKQCVRLHCTITGWPEPRVVWYKNNVSIDPMAHPGKYKLESSYNVHSLEINRCDFDDTAQYRVSAMNSKGENAAYASVVVKRFKGELDEYLPTPRQLPCLEYGVTFETHIVEKFGVAFGREGETLSFGCNVIIYPSLQRFQPEIEWYRDDKLLVPSKWMQTHWSGDRATLTLTHLNKEDEGLYTLRVITKSGFETHSAYVFVRDCDGEVAGAPGAPLDVQCQEANKDYVIVTWKQPAVDGGSPILGYFVDRCEVGTTHWAQCNDTPVKFARFPVTGLVEGRSYTFRVRAVNKAGMSHPSRVSEPVAAMDPADRARKGTSAPWTGQIIVTEEEPVEGVVPGRPCDLSVIEATKNYVVLSWKPPGEKGHEGVMYYVEKCVSGTDSWQRVNTEIPVKSPRFALFDLAEGKSYCFRVRCCNSAGVGEPSEPTEATTVGDKLDIPSAPGRVVPTRNTDTSVVVSWEASRDAKELVGYYIETSVAGSNAWEPCNNKPVKGTRFICHGLTTGETYVFRVRAVNAAGISDFSQESEAIEVKAAIASPAPPYGITVLESVRDSMVLAWKQPTFIGGADITGYFIDYREVIGGVPGKWHEANIKSISERAYRVSDLKENMLYQFQVRAANMAGVGIPSQPSEVFRCEEWTIAVPGPPHDLQIQEVRKDALVLLWKPPVYQGRDAVNGYYVDIKETDADFEMWRGVNEKATDKKYMKIKDLKEGESYVFRVRAQNKAGVGKASETTEPVKAVTKPGTSEIVVEVDDDGVISLNFQCSELTPDSKFIWSKNYEEMSDSDRMTLETKGNKSKAIFKTPSEEDLGIYSCVVTHTDGVSASYTITEEGLKDLLKISHEHKFPIIPLKSELAVELLEKGRVRFWLHAEKMSANGKVEYVFNDNMISQGEKYKMNFDKNTGIIEMFMETLSKDDEGTFTFQLQDGKATNQSSLVLIGDVFKQLQKESEFQRKEWHRKQGPHFVEYLSYEVTPECCVRLKCKVGNMKKDSVALWYKDGREIKVNEKLDFSEGVLTLEIAQISKKDAGVYEVVVKDDRGKDTSTLNLTDQGFKDLMNQVFSVIANSSTPLKIQSTEEGIRLYTFVSYYNDELHVTWHHKDAAIAFTDRIKSGVVGEQLWLQISEPTEKDKGKYAIEFFDGKGGLRRTVELAGQAFDDAFAEFQRLKSAAIAERNRARVAGGLPDVVTIQEGKALNLTCNISGDPVPEVTWLKNEREMVSDDHYILKFESGKFASFTITSVNTSDSGKYSILVKNKYGTESGDFTVSVFMPDEEKVSSSQTKKK from the exons ATGTCGGGATCCATACCGTTTTACCAGAAACATCATCGTCACTATGATCGTGGCTACCGTAGCCGGGAGACGGAGTCTGCTATTAGCCAATACCAGCAGAACTCCAGCAGTTATTCCTCACGTAGCAGCAAAAGCACACAGGG CATTAGAGCTGCCACATATACGGCACTAGATGAGGGGGGCATCAGCCCCCTGCCCAAGAGAGCCAAGCCCACCTATCTGGCCATGGACAAGGAGAACCAGATCATCGGTTATGTGGTGCCCATCTTCAGGGGCAG TCGTGAGTTTGAAAGCGGTCTGTCAGACACCGAGGAAGCACGCGCTAAAGAGAGCGCCGGATATCTGGCACGCCGTGACCTCTTCACTAGCGGCGTGAAGTTGGAGCGCACAGAACACAAGTCCCGCCGAACCGTCATGAGAGAGTCCGCCGAGCGCATCTCGCTTAGCAAAAGG ATTCATGAGAACGAGGAGTATCACAAGCGTCTGAACGAGGACAGCCTGATGCATACGCCAGAGTTTGTGATCAAGCCCCGTTCACACACTGTGTGGGAGAAACAGTGTGTGCGGCTGCACTGTACCATCACGGGATGGCCTGAACCACGCGTGGTGTG GTACAAGAACAATGTCTCCATTGACCCCATGGCCCACCCAGGGAAGTATAAACTGGAGAGCAGCTATAATGTTCACTCCCTGGAGATTAACAG GTGTGATTTTGATGACACTGCACAGTACCGCGTGTCCGCTATGAACAGCAAGGGCGAGAACGCCGCATACGCTTCTGTCGTCGTCAAAA GGTTCAAAGGAGAGCTGGATGAGTATCTGCCTACTCCCAGACAGC TGCCCTGTCTGGAGTACGGTGTGACTTTTGAGACGCACATAGTTGAGAAGTTTGGAGTGGCGTTCGGCCGTGAGGGAGAGACTCTGAGTTTCGGCTGCAACGTCATCATCTATCCATCACTGCAGCGCTTTCAGCCGGAGATCGAGTGGTACAGAGATG ATAAACTGCTGGTGCCGTCTAAATGGATGCAGACGCACTGGAGCGGAGACAGAGCTACACTCACGCTCACACACCTCAACAAAGAGGACGAGGGGCTGTACACACTCCGCGTCATCACCAAATCTGGTTTTGAGACTCACTCCGCTTATGTGTTTGTTAGAG ATTGTGATGGTGAGGTTGCAGGTGCACCCGGAGCTCCTTTAGATGTACAGTGTCAGGAGGCCAATAAGGATTACGTCATCGTTACCTGGAAACAGCCAGCGGTGGATGGCGGGAGTCCCATCTTGGGCTACTTTGTTGACAG ATGTGAGGTTGGCACTACACATTGGGCTCAATGTAATGACACTCCGGTGAAGTTTGCTCGTTTCCCCGTCACCGGTCTGGTGGAGGGACGCAGCTACACCTTTCGTGTACGTGCGGTGAATAAGGCCGGTATGAGTCACCCGTCCCGTGTCTCTGAACCGGTAGCTGCCATGGACCCTGCTGATCGCGCACGGAAAG GTACATCTGCTCCCTGGACTGGTCAGATTATTGTAACTGAAGAAGAGCCTGTAG AGGGAGTCGTTCCCGGCCGACCTTGTGACCTCAGTGTCATTGAAGCCACTAAAAACTATGTGGTACTGAGCTGGAAGCCCCCGGGTGAGAAGGGTCATGAAGGGGTCATGTATTATGTTGAGAAG tgcGTTTCTGGCACAGACAGCTGGCAGCGAGTAAACACTGAAATCCCGGTGAAATCTCCACGCTTCGCTCTCTTCGATCTGGCGGAGGGCAAATCGTATTGCTTCCGTGTTCGCTGCTGTAACTCGGCTGGTGTCGGAGAACCATCAGAACCGACCGAAGCCACCACGGTTGGAGACAAACTGG atatcCCGTCAGCCCCTGGTCGTGTGGTGCCAACCCGCAACACGGACACGTCTGTGGTGGTTTCGTGGGAGGCGTCGCGTGATGCTAAAGAGCTGGTGGGCTACTACATCGAGACCAGCGTCGCTGGGAGCAATGCCTGGGAACCCTGCAACAACAAACCTGTGAAAGGCACCag GTTTATCTGTCATGGCCTGACCACGGGCGAGACATACGTCTTCCGTGTGCGAGCGGTGAATGCTGCAGGAATCAGTGATTTCTCACAAGAATCTGAAGCTATCGAAGTTAAAGCTGCTATTG CATCCCCTGCTCCTccctatggcatcactgtgttGGAAAGTGTGCGGGACTCGATGGTGTTGGCATGGAAACAGCCCACTTTCATTGGTGGCGCTGACATCACCGGCTACTTCATTGATTACCGTGAGGTCATAGGTGGAGTGCCGGGAAAATGGCACGAGGCGAACATCAAGTCCATCAGCGAGCGAGCGTATAGA GTGTCGGACCTGAAGGAGAACATGCTGTACCAGTTCCAGGTACGCGCTGCCAATATGGCTGGCGTGGGCATCCCATCTCAGCCCAGTGAGGTATTCAGATGTGAGGAGTGGACCATTGCTGTTCCTG GACCACCCCATGACCTCCAAATACAGGAGGTTCGAAAGGACGCTCTGGTGTTGCTATGGAAACCACCTGTGTACCAGGGCCGTGACGCTGTCAATGGATACTACGTTGATATTAAGGAGACTGATGCAGACTTTGAGATGTGGAGGGGTGTTAATGAGAAAGCCACTGATAAGAAGTACATGAAG ATCAAGGATCTAAAGGAGGGCGAGTCGTATGTGTTCCGCGTGCGAGCTCAGAACAAGGCTGGTGTAGGAAAAGCCTCAGAGACCACAGAACCGGTCAAGGCCGTGACTAAACCAG GTACTTCAGAGATCGTGGTGGAAGTTGATGACGATGGCGTCATTTCTCTGAACTTCCAGTGTTCGGAGCTCACTCCTGACTCCAAATTCATCTGGTCCAAGAATTATGAGGAGATGTCAGATTCTGACCGCATGACCCTGGAGACCAAGGGCAACAA GTCTAAAGCGATCTTTAAGACGCCTTCAGAAGAGGATCTGGGGATCTACTCTTGTGTGGTCACACACACTGATGGAGTGTCAGCCAGCTACACAATCACTGAAGAAG GTCTAAAGGATCTCCTGAAAATCAGCCACGAGCACAAGTTCCCTA TTATTCCTCTGAAGAGCGAGCTGGCCGTGGAGTTGCTGGAGAAGGGCAGAGTTCGCTTCTGGCTCCATGCGGAGAAGATGTCTGCCAACGGAAAAGTCGAATACGTGTTCAATGACAACATGATTTCCCAGGGAGAG AAATACAAGATGAACTTTGATAAAAACACAGGCATTATTGAAATGTTCATGGAGACTCTGAGCAAAGACGACGAGGGAACGTTCACTTTCCAACTTCAGGACGGCAAAGCCACTAATCAGTCCAGTCTGGTGTTGATCGGAGACG TCTTCAAGCAGTTACAGAAGGAATCAGAGTTCCAGAGGAAGGAATGGCACAGGAAACAGG GTCCACACTTTGTGGAGTATCTCAGTTATGAAGTAACACCTGAATGCTGTGTTAGACTGAAGTGCAAG GTTGGTAACATGAAGAAAGACTCTGTGGCTCTCTGGTATAAAGACGGACGTGAGATTAAAGTCAATGAGAAACTTGATTTCTCTGAAGGAGTGTTGACTCTGGAGATCGCTCAG ATCTCAAAGAAAGATGCCGGTGTCTATGAAGTGGTTGTGAAGGACGACAGAGGCAAAGACACATCAACCCTCAATCTCACTGACCAAG gATTTAAAGATTTGATGAATCAGGTCTTCAGTGTTATTG CCAACTCTTCCACTCCACTGAAGATTCAGAGCACTGAGGAGGGAATCAGACTTTACACCTTCGTCAGCTATTACAACGATGAGCTGCACGTCACCTGGCATCACAA ggacGCAGCGATCGCATTCACAGATCGCATTAAGAGCGGTGTGGTGGGCGAGCAGCTCTGGCTTCAGATTTCCGAACCCACTGAGAAAGACAAAGGGAAGTACGCCATCGAGTTCTTCGACGGTAAAGGAGGTCTGCGCAGGACCGTGGAACTGGCAGGACAGG CGTTCGATGATGCGTTTGCTGAATTTCAAAGACTCAA GTCTGCAGCCATCGCAGAGAGAA ATCGCGCTCGCGTGGCTGGTGGGCTGCCTGACGTCGTGACCATTCAGGAAGGAAAG GCTTTGAATCTGACCTGCAACATCTCAGGAGATCCGGTGCCCGAGGTCACCTGGCTGAAGAACGAGCGTGAGATGGTTTCTGATGATCACTACATCCTCAAATTCGAGTCTGGCAAGTTTGCCAGTTTCACCATCACCAGCGTCAACACGTCCGACTCCGGCAAATACAGCATCCTGGTGAAGAACAAGTACGGTACCGAGAGCGGCGATTTTACTGTAAGTGTCTTCATGCCAGACGAAGAAAAGGTGTCTTCATCGCAGACGAAGAAAAAATAA